A region from the Pelobates fuscus isolate aPelFus1 chromosome 3, aPelFus1.pri, whole genome shotgun sequence genome encodes:
- the PRICKLE1 gene encoding prickle-like protein 1, translated as MEQKVSKLTYGCQRSSTSDDDSGCAMEEYTWVPPGLRPEQVQLYFACLPEEKVPYVNSVGEKYRIKQLLYQLPPHDNEVRYCQSLSEEEKKELQMFSTQRKKEALGRGNIKLLSRAVMHAVCEQCGGKINGGEIAIFVSRAGPGVCWHPSCFACSTCNELLVDLIYFYQDGKIHCGRHHAELLKPRCSACDEIIFADECTEAEGRHWHMKHFCCYECETVLGGQRYIMKDGRPFCCGCFESHYAEYCESCGEHIGVDHAQMTYDGQHWHATETCFSCAQCKVSLLGCPFLPKKGRIYCSKTCSLGEDVHASDSSDSAFQSARSRESRRSIRMGKSSRSTDQCRQSLLLSPALNYKFPGLSGNADDTLSRKMDDLNLSRQGAGFDNDYWKGRDEQDTPEDHEEWAEHDDYMTQLLLKFGEKGLFQQPADDSRSSEHWMSENIQSNNDLKRNGHSQSLASKKYQADMYWTQSQDGLGDSAYGSHPGPASSRKIQELDIEHGASGYKHDTTPWYKGSLECLSDVLKPQNTNICDSMDSLALSNITGASVDGEGTARPSQFSFQNFPDIDGRDCEKMSNMGTLNSSMLNRSTESLKSLSSEICQEKPLPEEKPVQISALRRSKSQTRPQVKFSDDVIDNGDYSNIELRQPPMSERSRRRVYNFEERSQRPHHHRRRKSRKSRSENALHLAADKPSGKEKLRFYTSEDYERMFQNKAPHELPSYLQNAELRGQYTNAASGYGLQGQFMDKFLGLYGEDDDSWCSTCSSSSSDSEEEGYFLGQPIPQPLQQRFQYYTDLSSPSTALPSSHFGQRTTKSKKKKGHKGKNCIIS; from the exons ATGGAGCAAAAAGTCAGTAAGCTCACGTATGGGTGTCAAAGAAGTTCCACATCGGATGACGACTCTGGATGTGCAATGGAAGAATACACTTGGGTTCCTCCTGGCCTTCGACCTGAACAG GTCCAGTTATACTTTGCTTGTCTGCCGGAGGAAAAGGTCCCGTACGTTAACAGCGTGGGAGAAAAGTATAGGATCAAACAGCTTCTGTATCAGCTTCCTCCACACGATAATGAG GTGCGATATTGCCAGTCATTAAgtgaggaggagaagaaggaatTGCAAATGTTTAGTACCCAGCGCAAAAAGGAGGCCCTTGGAAGAGGCAATATTAAATTATTGTCAAGGGCTGTGATGCATGCGGTGTGCGAACAG TGCGGAGGGAAAATTAATGGAGGTGAGATTGCAATTTTTGTGTCACGAGCTGGACCAGGGGTCTGTTGGCATCCGTCATGTTTTGCATGTTCAACTTGCAACGAGCTGCTTGTTGATCTGATCTACTTCTATCAAGATGGAAAAATACATTGCGGTAGACACCATGCAGAACTACTTAAGCCAAGATGTTCCGCCTGCGATGAG atTATATTTGCTGATGAATGCACGGAGGCTGAAGGACGGCATTGGCACATGAAGCATTTTTGCTGCTATGAGTGTGAAACCGTACTCGGGGGACAGAGATACATCATGAAAGATGGTCGCCCTTTTTGCTGTGGCTGCTTTGAATCTCACTACGCAGAGTATTGTGAATCCTGTGGAGAACATATAG gtgTTGACCATGCACAAATGACCTATGATGGACAGCATTGGCATGCTACAGAGACCTGCTTCTCATGTGCCCAGTGTAAAGTTTCTCTTCTGGGGTGTCCGTTTCTTCCCAAAAAGGGTCGAATTTATTGTTCAAAAACCTGCAGCCTTGGAGAAGATGTTCACGCTTCTGATTCTTCAGACTCTGCGTTCCAGTCTGCAAGGTCAAGAGAATCTAGAAGAAGTATACGTATGGGGAAAAGCAGCCGATCTACAGATCAGTGCAGACAATCACTTTTGCTGTCTCCAGCATTAAATTACAAGTTTCCTGGACTATCTGGTAATGCCGATGATACTTTGTCACGCAAGATGGATGATTTGAATTTATCAAGGCAAGGAGCCGGATTTGATAATGATTATTGGAAAGGACGCGATGAACAAGATACTCCAGAGGATCACGAAGAATGGGCTGAGCATGATGACTACATGACTCAGTTGCTTTTAAAGTTTGGAGAAAAAGGACTCTTTCAGCAGCCGGCCGATGACAGTCGATCTAGTGAGCACTGGATGTCAGAAAATATCCAAagcaataatgatttaaaaagaaatggTCACAGTCAAAGTTTGGCAAGTAAAAAATATCAGGCGGATATGTACTGGACCCAATCACAGGATGGTTTGGGAGATTCTGCTTACGGCAGCCACCCAGGGCCAGCAAGCAGCAGAAAAATACAAGAACTGGATATCGAACATGGAGCCTCTGGTTACAAACATGACACAACGCCATGGTATAAAGGCTCATTGGAGTGTTTATCTGATGTTCTGAAACCACAAAATACAAACATTTGTGATTCCATGGATTCATTGGCATTGTCAAATATAACAG gaGCATCAGTAGATGGAGAAGGTACTGCAAGACCCTCCCAGTTTTCCTTTCAAAATTTTCCAGATATTGATGGAAGGGATTGTGAAAAAATGAGCAATATGGGAACTCTTAATTCGTCCATGCTCAATAGAAGCACAGAGTCTTTGAAAAGTTTAAGTTCTGAGATTTGCCAGGAAAAGCCACTTCCAGAAGAAAAACCAGTGCAAATATCTGCGCTGAGAAGGTCAAAGTCTCAAACAAGACCTCAAGTCAAGTTTTCTGATGATGTAATTGACAATGGTGACTATAGCAACATTGAATTGCGGCAGCCGCCAATGAGTGAGAGAAGTAGGCGTAGGGTTTATAATTTTGAGGAACGCAGTCAAAGACCTCACCATCATCGTCGCAGAAAAAGTCGTAAATCCCGATCTGAAAACGCACTTCATCTTGCTGCAGATAAACCATCTGGAAAAGAGAAATTGAGATTTTACACTTCTGAGGATTATGAGCGAATGTTTCAAAATAAAGCACCTCATGAGTTGCCGTCATACCTTCAGAATGCTGAACTTCGTGGACAGTACACAAATGCTGCTTCTGGATATGGACTGCAAGGCCAATTTATGGATAAATTCCTGGGGCTATATGGGGAGGACGATGATTCCTGGTGTTCAACCTGTTCATCCTCCTCTTCAGATTCAGAAGAAGAGGGCTATTTTCTTGGACAACCTATCCCTCAGCCATTACAACAAAGGTTTCAATATTACACAGACTTGTCTAGTCCATCAACTGCACTACCCAGCTCTCATTTTGGCCAAAGGACCACTAAatccaaaaagaaaaagggacacaaaggcaaaaattgtattatttcttaG